DNA from candidate division KSB1 bacterium:
GGTGGGCTTTGTGCGAGAACAGCGCGTGGCACAGGTGCTCTTCTTCCCCGTGCGAGTGAATCAGGCCACCGGCAAAGCGCAGGTGGCGCGCCTCGTCAGGGTTGCGGTGCGGTTCGAACAGCAGCAGGCAGCACATGGCGTTGGTGCAGAGGCGGGCGCTGAGGAGTCTGCCTTCGAGCCCTTCTTCCGCTCGAACCTAGCCAATTACGCGCAAGCCCGGCAATGGCGCAGGGTGCCCACGGCCGAGGCGGTGGTCAAAAGTTCGCGATCAACCCGGTCTGCTCAAGTGTTTAAGATCGTCGTGGAAAAAGACGGCTTTTACGAGGTTAGGGGCCGCGACTTGGAACGGGCAGGCGCAGTCCTCAGAGGACTGGACCCCCGCGCCATCAGCCTGAGCAACAAGGGGCGCTCCGTGCCGGTCTGGGTGACGGGTGCGCGCGACGGCTCGTTCGACCCCGAGGATGCCATCCGGTTCTACGGCGAATTCAATCGGGGGGACTATACCTACTTTTCGCCCTACACCCCGGCCAATGCCTACTGGCTTGCCCTGGGCGAGGGCTCTGGGGCGCATATGGTTGAGGTGGATGGCGGACTCTATGCGGCCGATCCGGTTCGTCCCTCCAGCGCACGCCACACCACCCATTTCGAAGAGGACCAACTTTTTGAACGTCTGTTGTTGGTGGCGGATGCGACTGCGGACCATTGGTTCTGGAAACAACTCCAGCCCGGTGCACCTCAAGATCTTGTCCTGCGCCTCGAAAAGCCGGCGGGCTCAGGCCTAGTGCGCGTCAGAGTGATGATGCGTGGTCTGACCTACCCGTCTTACGCCAATCCTGACCACCACGTCACTGTGAAGCTCAATGGCTACGTGGTGGGCGACGTGAAATGGGACGGCCAGGCTGCCTACTTGATGGACAACGCTGCGGTGCCTGGGTCCCTTCTCAACGACGGCGATAACGTGCTCACTTTCGAGTTGCCCGGCGATACGGGGGCAGGCGATCTGGACCTGGTGCTGCTGGATTGGGTGGAGGTAGTCTACGATCGCCGCCTGGAGGCATCTGGGAACAAGCTCGAACTGCGGCGCGAGCAGGGCCGTTCAGGTGAGGTTGTAGAATACACGGTCTCCGGCTTTATGCGCCCCGACGTTCTCA
Protein-coding regions in this window:
- a CDS encoding C25 family cysteine peptidase; the protein is MKAVTFWHRATVMGAVWALLGLGVQAGVQVVGTDQTSVVLELRVDSLQVIPLEGEHEQVTLYLDGCGTLSQPGRPVLPVTGTMVGVPPEAPVSLQVLHVDYREQGMWNLPVEPEQGEKVATAGWYPQEFAALGEVGFVREQRVAQVLFFPVRVNQATGKAQVARLVRVAVRFEQQQAAHGVGAEAGAEESAFEPFFRSNLANYAQARQWRRVPTAEAVVKSSRSTRSAQVFKIVVEKDGFYEVRGRDLERAGAVLRGLDPRAISLSNKGRSVPVWVTGARDGSFDPEDAIRFYGEFNRGDYTYFSPYTPANAYWLALGEGSGAHMVEVDGGLYAADPVRPSSARHTTHFEEDQLFERLLLVADATADHWFWKQLQPGAPQDLVLRLEKPAGSGLVRVRVMMRGLTYPSYANPDHHVTVKLNGYVVGDVKWDGQAAYLMDNAAVPGSLLNDGDNVLTFELPGDTGAGDLDLVLLDWVEVVYDRRLEASGNKLELRREQGRSGEVVEYTVSGFMRPDVLIIDALGRRFTNALWQEEGSGYRVTFQDAASVTTTYYFVPSDGFLSPVAIVRDTPSALRDPANRADYLIITHADFVQEASRLADHRRAQGFVPMVVDVEDVYDEFGNGSMDPAAIRRFLQYAYSNWAPPRLTYVLLVGDCTYGYDKEVARRWKVRTYVPTMLEYTTTWGVLSSDNYFACVSGDDVLPDLYVGRLPV